TAGGTATCTTGTAGGAGGCTAGCAACGGAGATCATGATTGTTCCTCAACCAAACAATGGATAAAGTGAATAAATTAATAAATTAAAGTAACCTGTGCCGCCGTAATCAATGGTTGCATCAGAGCCAGTTGGTCGGCATTTAGCTCCTGGCGTAACACCTGATTCAAATTTTTATAGAGCGAATCATTCACCTTCCGCATACTTGGCTGTGACATCACTTGCTCTAGCCAGCCGAGTAATCGCTCCTTTAAAAAGCCCTCATCATTCAGCAACATCCCCATCGCGCAATAGCGCATTACCAGGGCCAGGTTTCTGATCCCCTTTTCAATGTTTGGGGTTTCATCACTGGGCAAATCCTCAACCACCCGATCGGCCACCGCTTGCATAATCGGAATTTCCCGATCGCGCAATTGTCTATATAGCTGCAACCTGGTTGGCAAAGACTGCACATAGCGATCGAGGGCATCTAGTTCATTTGCCTTCAAATAGCGTTCTTGCGCCCGATCGATTAATTCTTTTACTTTGGCATCCATGATCAAATTAAGAGTTTATATGTAGATCTTTAACATTCAGGCATTGGCTAAATTATTAATTTAAAAATGCTTCAATGTTTTGCATCAATAGCGATCAAAAGCTAGATTAAGAATTAGTAGCTTAAGCTCAGAATTGGTAAGGCCAATTAATTGGTCAATTAGCCTCGATCGCCAAGCCCGATGATCACGACCCAATCTAGCTGTGCTTAATGTACTTAATGTGCTTAGCTAACCAGTTTCTAACCTAGAAAAACTGGGAAATGTCATCCAAGAAATCATCCAAAGTATCACTCCTGTCTTCCGGCGAGCCAATGTTATCAGTTGTGGCCTGTGGCACTGCACCAATTTCACCCACCCCAGACCAGGGAATCGCCGCAAAGTATTTTTGGACTGGTAATTCCATGCTCAAGGTAGTAACAACATTAAGAGCTGGACTGCCATCCTGTTGTTGAGTTACCGCCGCTACGGCGATCGGCATATTCTCCCAATTGACCGCTTTCCAGAAGCTCAGCACAGTTTGGTCTTGCCACCCATCTGCCATATTAGCTGCCGCACTATTCGCCGTCATAACCATTATTTCAATAGCTCTCCATTGCGCAGACGGGATTCAATATCTCGGCTTGTCGCTCCTTCGTTCATCCAAAAAGAAGCCGCATCAATGCGATCGTGGCCACCCAACAAGAACTTACAGAAGTTTTCACCCATTGAATAGCACTGAATCTCGATGCATTCCAGTTGTTTTTTGACCAGCGAGCTAAAGAAGCCAGAAAACAAACCCGCATAAATATGACAAACCGGCTTACCCACATCCCCCAGGGTACGTGCCACGGCTGAGTCATAGATGCTAATGAACATAAACCCCTGACGGCGATCGCTCATATCAATATTCCAGCGTCCCCAGCCCTGGGAAGTAAATGGCCACCACCAGGTTTCCAGCAAGAAAGACAGGTTGGTCTGGCGAATACCGCGATTGAACTCTTTCTCAAACCATTGCTCAAAAAACTCGGCATCCTGCCTGCCCCACTCACAGCCGATCGTATACATCACCGCTGCCGAAGCCTCACCCACTTCTTCTTCTAAGCCCTCTTGCAAACCAATAATGAAATCTTCGCTGGTGAAAATATTGCGTAAGCCATTCCAGTCTCTAATTAAGCCTTGCTCTGGATCGGGCTTAAAAAAGTCCTCCAGACTATAGTGATTATGTCGTCTCAGACTTTCTAGATTATTAGTGGGTTTCTCGGTAGCCGCGACCATGTTACTTCATACTCCTGTAATTTATGACTTAATAACTTACTTAACTACTTACTTAACTTAAATATACAAATATTTTTAAATCACCCGTCTGATCGGTTTGCACTACCCCATCTCTGGAGTCAGGCTATTTGATATAGTTTGATAACCACCAAAAGGAAAGTTTAGGGCTTTATTTATGTAATAGTATGTTCAAAAAATGTATGTTCAAAAAATAAATATTTCTTTGCTGTTAAAAATTGGATTTTAAATTGATTAAATTGATTAATTAGTTAGCTAACCCAGCCAAGTAAATAAAGTTTTTGATTTTATCGATCGCTTAAATGCAAAACCAAATTGCCAGAATTCAATAACTTGCCCTAACTAAGCATTAGTCCCTTAATCTTAATACTCTATACTCTGCTCTATTTAGCTTAATATAATGCCTAGACTCAAATAGTATGCATGAATTAAGAAATTAAGATCGGTAGTTTAGGAAGCGAGAAAGCAATAAACCCAATTGACGAAGATTTAGGTGATCGCCTTAAACAAGAAAATTGCTCTATATCTAAATTACCCAGAATTAAACTATCCAAACCAAACTACCCAAACTACTAAGTATGCTTAAGCAAATAGAAAAATAAGCAAATAGTAATTAAACAATTTAAAAGCATTTTGAACCGAATTGGATATTCGACACATTAACTAGGTCAAAAGTAGGAGATCAGCAGATTAGGTACGATCGATATGTAGCCAGACTCCCCTATCCTACTCAAAACTAATATTCTGACAGGTATCCCCCCATCCAGCAGATGTGGCATAAGTAGACCATAATTGCCTTCCAGCCACATAAAAAATTTTAGCAATCAAGCTTCTGAGGTGTTGGCCATCTGTTCAGAAACGCGGAAATTAGTATCGCCTAGTTGCCTAACCACCGATCGAGTGATCAACTGGCCAACTTCTACTAGGGTTTGCCCCGTAATCGGACTCAGTAATGGTCTTTCACAACGCCTGCCAATCAGCGCCTCAATATCTTCGATCGACTGGACATAGGTACCAACCGGCATTTCCACCACAATCCCTTCCGCCATTACCTTGGCCTGACAGGCAAGGCGAGAATTTGGTTTACAGGTGGTAATGACTTCCAATGATCTTTGTTCACGCCGTCCCATCGGGCTGAGCGATTCCATCCCTTCCATAATATAGACATGGCAGGTGGCACACATCCCCCGCCCTCCACATTCTTTCAGAATGGAAAGATCATCACGGATTAACCCCGACAAAAGCGCACCGTTAGTGGCTACTTCTGCTTCCTCAGCGATCGGTTCGATCTGAATTCGTTTTGCCATTGTTTCAACGTTTTAAGGTTAATTATTGATGCTAACCAGTCCCTAAACATCAGTCTAGCTCAATTGCTTTAGGAAAATTATTATTTAGCCACCGGATTTTGATAAAAACCTATCTGCAATTATAAACATGGCTTAATTGAGCTAATAAATATCAATTAAGTAAACTTGCTCTATTCTTTAGTGCAGATCTGTGACGCTCAACTAATTTCAATATGATCGATCAAAATTCAGGCAAATTATATGAAATAGAGGTTTAAGTGACTACCAGAATTTGGTTGGCTAGTAGTGTATCTGCCAGGATTAAGCATTTGGATCGTAAGTAGCATCGCCAAATGCCAACAGCAGATAGAAAATCACAGACAGAAAAATCATACCGATCGCAAACCATACCCCTTTACCGAATTTGCGGGCAATGTCCAGGGTAATCATGACCACAATCACCAAATTGACGAATGGGATCAGTAGCAGCAAAAACCACCATCCAGGTCTACCTGCGATCTGAATAATTTGATAGACATTCCAAAATGGGATGATTGAATACCAGCCTGGTCGACCAGCCTTCTGAAAAATAACCCACCATGCGATCAGCGAAACAATCCCAACGATCAGGCCAATTGTTTGTTCAGCATCCATTTTCTTAGTTTTCCCATATACGAATATGTGGTTATTTTCTCATTACATGAGCCATATTATTACTAAGCTTGATTTATTAACTTCGACTAGAAAAGCTGATTAACGCAAGAGCCCAGGAAGAGCCCAAGATGAGTAGCATTTGAGCTAGATATCTCTACCCGCCCTGATCGACCAATTTGAGTACATTAAATATATGGATCTGGACAAGGAACCGATCGAAAATAGCTATTTAGGATATTGCCGACTAGGCCAAGCAGCGAATCGATTCCAGCATCCCCCTGGCCTTGTTCAGTGTCTCTTGATATTCCCGTTCTGGGTCTGAATCCGCCACCACTCCTGCACCAGCCTGGACACTAACCACGCCATTTTGAGCGATCATGGTACGAATTGTGATCGCGGTGTTGAGCTGACCATCAAAGTCATAATAACCATACGCGCCTGCATAGGCACCACGCCGATCGCCTTCTAGTTCATGGATAATCTCCATCGCTCTAATTTTGGGTGCGCCGCTGACGGTTCCGGCCGGGAAGCAGGCTTGCAAAAGATTCCACACCGTTTTGTGATCTTGCAAATTACCCACCACATTGCTGACAATGTGCATCACATGGGAATAACGCTCGATTACCATCAATTCATCCACCACCACCGTGCCACTCTGGCAGACCCGCCCCAGGTCATTGCGCCCCAGATCCACCAGCATCACATGCTCCGCCACCTCCTTGGGATCGGCCAGTAAATCCTTGGCATAGGCATCATCTTCCGCCACTGTTTTGCCCCGTGGTCTGGTGCCAGCGATCGGCCTGAGCACAGCCTTAGTAATCTGCTCATTTTTGGGATCTTTGTCGGCACGTACCATCACTTCGGGACTAGAGCCAATTAATTGCCAATCACCAAAATTAATATAGGCCATGTAGGGCGAAGGATTAATTAGCCGTAGCGATCGATAGAGATTAAAGGGATCGCCGCCAAACGGTGTAGATAGCCGTTGGGAAAGCACCACCTGGAAAATATCCCCCGCTTTGATATATTCCTTGGCTTTGCTAACTGACGCGCAGAAGTCATCATGGTCAATATTACTGGTGAATTCCAGCGGTGGTTGCTGAGCCGGATCAACCCAATTGATCGCTGTTTTTTGCCGATCGAGCGGTGTGCGTAGCTTCCCAACCAGAGTTTTCACCCGATCGCAAGCATCTGTGTAGGCCAACTCAGGATCATTTTGATCGCGCAAATCCGCATAGGCGATCACCCAGATTTTGCGGGTCACCTGGTCAAAAATTAGTAGA
The sequence above is a segment of the Pseudanabaena sp. PCC 7367 genome. Coding sequences within it:
- a CDS encoding V4R domain-containing protein → MVAATEKPTNNLESLRRHNHYSLEDFFKPDPEQGLIRDWNGLRNIFTSEDFIIGLQEGLEEEVGEASAAVMYTIGCEWGRQDAEFFEQWFEKEFNRGIRQTNLSFLLETWWWPFTSQGWGRWNIDMSDRRQGFMFISIYDSAVARTLGDVGKPVCHIYAGLFSGFFSSLVKKQLECIEIQCYSMGENFCKFLLGGHDRIDAASFWMNEGATSRDIESRLRNGELLK
- a CDS encoding 2Fe-2S iron-sulfur cluster-binding protein; its protein translation is MAKRIQIEPIAEEAEVATNGALLSGLIRDDLSILKECGGRGMCATCHVYIMEGMESLSPMGRREQRSLEVITTCKPNSRLACQAKVMAEGIVVEMPVGTYVQSIEDIEALIGRRCERPLLSPITGQTLVEVGQLITRSVVRQLGDTNFRVSEQMANTSEA
- a CDS encoding DUF5684 domain-containing protein — translated: MDAEQTIGLIVGIVSLIAWWVIFQKAGRPGWYSIIPFWNVYQIIQIAGRPGWWFLLLLIPFVNLVIVVMITLDIARKFGKGVWFAIGMIFLSVIFYLLLAFGDATYDPNA
- a CDS encoding anthranilate synthase component I family protein, encoding MPFPDYSQFCQLAQQGNFVPVYQELVADLDTPVAAWYHVCQGRKYGFLLESVESGVLGRYSLLGCDPLWTLEARGDRIVQTFRNGDRHNLIGNPFEHLATSLATIHPVKLPQLPASISGLVGFWGYELIKWIEPRVPVYAAQEYGFATNPDHDAETTTEPLVNTSDPAVGSYDNLPDGLWMQVDSLLIFDQVTRKIWVIAYADLRDQNDPELAYTDACDRVKTLVGKLRTPLDRQKTAINWVDPAQQPPLEFTSNIDHDDFCASVSKAKEYIKAGDIFQVVLSQRLSTPFGGDPFNLYRSLRLINPSPYMAYINFGDWQLIGSSPEVMVRADKDPKNEQITKAVLRPIAGTRPRGKTVAEDDAYAKDLLADPKEVAEHVMLVDLGRNDLGRVCQSGTVVVDELMVIERYSHVMHIVSNVVGNLQDHKTVWNLLQACFPAGTVSGAPKIRAMEIIHELEGDRRGAYAGAYGYYDFDGQLNTAITIRTMIAQNGVVSVQAGAGVVADSDPEREYQETLNKARGMLESIRCLA